Proteins encoded in a region of the uncultured Paludibaculum sp. genome:
- a CDS encoding metal-dependent transcriptional regulator yields the protein MAKKGTTRGNSESTDDYLKAILTIGGPQEDRVTGNALAEHLQVRPASITGMLQKLSGQETPLVEYEKHRGARLTPAGKRRALEVIRHHRLIELFLHDILDYPWDEVHAEAERLEHFISERMEERIAAKLGDPLIDPHGHGIPRKDGSLPVRREVCLAELPAGDAGVVTSVSDRRPDVLRELKNLGIVPRTQLTVIERRAGSRPMRVRIGGAAQEVPLTARLSSAVYITL from the coding sequence GTGGCAAAAAAGGGCACGACGCGCGGCAACAGCGAATCCACCGACGATTACCTCAAGGCAATCCTCACCATTGGTGGACCCCAGGAAGACCGCGTCACCGGTAACGCGTTGGCTGAACATCTCCAGGTCCGCCCCGCCTCCATCACCGGCATGCTCCAGAAACTCTCCGGGCAGGAAACACCGCTGGTCGAGTACGAAAAACATCGTGGAGCCCGGCTCACCCCGGCCGGCAAACGCCGCGCCCTCGAGGTCATCCGCCACCACCGCCTCATCGAACTCTTCCTGCACGACATCCTCGACTACCCATGGGATGAAGTCCACGCCGAGGCCGAGCGCCTTGAGCACTTCATCTCCGAGCGCATGGAGGAGCGGATCGCCGCCAAACTCGGAGACCCACTCATCGATCCGCACGGCCATGGCATCCCGCGCAAGGACGGCAGCCTGCCTGTCCGCCGGGAGGTCTGCCTCGCCGAGTTGCCGGCTGGCGATGCCGGCGTGGTCACCAGCGTCTCTGACCGCCGTCCCGATGTCCTGCGCGAACTCAAGAATCTCGGCATCGTGCCGCGCACCCAACTCACCGTCATTGAACGTCGCGCGGGCAGCCGCCCCATGCGTGTCCGCATTGGCGGCGCGGCACAGGAAGTCCCACTCACCGCAAGGCTCTCCAGCGCCGTCTACATCACCCTGTAG
- a CDS encoding SulP family inorganic anion transporter has product MQLPKLRYTWKTMAGDLSGGFIAALIALPYGLAMAALMGLPPVLGVFTSLLTSPITAILGRNPVLIGGTSSVTVPFIAEAVRMHGIGGAAKVSLVASVFMMAFSLMRLGRYVSMVPHAVVTGFSCGIGGMMVVSQLFTITGIKGSGSGSMVEILAVIAQRLTQARFQPLFLSLLVIGMCVVIAKLWPRLPAPLIGVGVALIAARVFAMKEAQVGVLSLELPPFAGFAWSPKDVFSVLPTGFALAFVSSVNILITSRVVEHFRGRHIKMKKVDADVELGAYGISNVIAGMFGAPMSVGIPARSLASIRCGGTTRMSNIFHAAVLAAVIGFGSGILAQIPLAALAGVTAWMGFCLLDWSAWRRIPKMRMIDAAAFLSTALLVLCVNAVAAVGVGCAFYGVEFLMKKWKVAGGDAPLGELHAEIGKPRA; this is encoded by the coding sequence ATGCAGTTACCCAAACTCCGCTATACGTGGAAAACGATGGCGGGCGATCTGAGCGGCGGCTTCATTGCCGCCCTCATCGCACTGCCATACGGACTGGCGATGGCAGCCCTTATGGGGCTGCCTCCCGTCCTGGGGGTCTTTACCTCTCTGCTCACTTCGCCGATTACGGCGATTCTCGGTAGGAATCCTGTACTCATCGGCGGAACGTCTTCTGTCACCGTCCCCTTTATCGCCGAGGCCGTGCGAATGCACGGGATTGGCGGCGCCGCCAAAGTAAGCCTTGTCGCTTCCGTTTTCATGATGGCCTTTTCCCTAATGCGGCTTGGGCGGTATGTCTCCATGGTGCCTCACGCGGTGGTCACGGGGTTCTCCTGTGGCATCGGGGGCATGATGGTGGTTTCGCAGTTGTTTACTATTACGGGCATCAAAGGGTCGGGCAGCGGGTCGATGGTTGAGATCCTGGCGGTGATCGCGCAGCGGTTGACGCAGGCACGGTTTCAGCCCTTGTTTCTTTCGCTTCTCGTGATTGGGATGTGTGTGGTGATCGCGAAGCTGTGGCCGAGGCTGCCCGCGCCGCTGATCGGGGTCGGGGTGGCTCTGATTGCGGCCAGGGTGTTCGCCATGAAAGAGGCGCAGGTGGGCGTGCTATCCCTGGAACTGCCGCCATTTGCCGGATTCGCGTGGTCGCCGAAGGACGTATTCTCGGTGTTGCCGACGGGGTTCGCGCTGGCGTTCGTGTCCAGTGTGAATATCCTGATCACCTCCAGGGTGGTCGAGCACTTCCGGGGGCGTCACATCAAGATGAAGAAGGTGGATGCGGACGTTGAGTTGGGCGCTTACGGCATTTCCAACGTGATTGCCGGCATGTTCGGAGCACCCATGAGCGTCGGCATTCCCGCCCGTAGTCTGGCGAGCATCCGCTGTGGAGGCACGACCCGGATGTCGAATATCTTCCACGCGGCCGTGCTGGCGGCGGTGATCGGATTTGGCTCCGGAATCCTTGCGCAGATTCCGCTCGCCGCGCTGGCCGGAGTGACCGCCTGGATGGGCTTCTGTCTTTTGGATTGGTCGGCCTGGCGCCGTATCCCGAAGATGCGGATGATCGATGCGGCAGCGTTTCTGTCGACCGCCCTGCTGGTGCTGTGTGTCAACGCAGTGGCCGCGGTGGGCGTCGGCTGTGCGTTCTACGGCGTCGAATTCCTGATGAAAAAGTGGAAGGTCGCCGGAGGAGACGCTCCCTTGGGGGAGTTGCACGCAGAAATAGGGAAACCGCGCGCGTGA
- a CDS encoding DASS family sodium-coupled anion symporter — MASPARTGWRTVRGFLILIAIYLVVTQLLPRPQAITPNAWNLTGLFLATVAGLVIQPVAGGALVLLAITLSTLLAGMKLSDALGGYADSTVWLVMAAFFVSRALINTGLARRIALGFVRLFGRSTLGVSYALSLSDMVLATIIPSNGARSGGVILPIVRSIAELYGSTPGATANRVGAFLMAGVYQAICVTAAMFYTGQASNPLAAQMAGNLGYRITWGGWLVAGIVPGLVSLALVPWVVLRLFPPEVKHTPEAAAFAHTELVKMGPLSRNEKLLSLVFAGVCGAWVSSSWTGIDITVAALLGSLALLLTGVLQWEDIINEKAAWDIFIWYGGLLRLGRALNEQGVTEVFAKTVGARFEGLGWLSLLVIAVLICYYSHYFFASITAHMLAMYAPFLALLAHSGAPLPLAVFSLACCLNLSAGLTNYGTTPAPMFFGQGYVSMKDWWRIGFVISLCHLAVWGGVGFAWWKFLGLW; from the coding sequence GTGGCTTCACCCGCGCGCACTGGCTGGCGTACCGTCCGGGGTTTCCTGATCCTCATTGCGATCTACCTCGTGGTCACGCAGCTTCTGCCCAGACCACAAGCCATCACGCCCAATGCGTGGAATCTGACCGGCCTCTTTCTGGCCACGGTGGCCGGACTTGTCATACAGCCGGTCGCCGGAGGCGCTCTCGTCCTTCTGGCCATCACCCTCAGCACGTTGCTGGCGGGCATGAAGCTCTCCGACGCCCTGGGCGGCTATGCCGACTCCACCGTCTGGCTGGTGATGGCCGCGTTCTTCGTCTCCCGCGCCCTCATCAACACGGGACTTGCGCGGCGCATCGCCCTGGGCTTCGTACGGCTCTTCGGCCGCAGCACCCTCGGAGTCTCCTACGCTCTCTCCCTCTCCGACATGGTGCTGGCCACCATCATCCCCTCCAACGGAGCGCGGTCCGGAGGCGTCATCCTCCCCATCGTCCGGTCGATCGCCGAGCTCTACGGATCCACGCCCGGCGCAACCGCCAATCGCGTGGGTGCCTTCCTGATGGCCGGCGTCTATCAGGCCATCTGCGTCACCGCCGCCATGTTCTACACCGGCCAGGCGAGCAACCCGCTGGCGGCCCAGATGGCCGGAAATCTGGGTTACCGCATCACCTGGGGCGGTTGGCTCGTCGCGGGTATCGTCCCGGGCCTGGTTTCTCTCGCTTTGGTGCCCTGGGTCGTGCTGCGGTTGTTTCCGCCCGAAGTGAAGCACACCCCGGAGGCAGCCGCTTTCGCTCACACCGAACTGGTGAAGATGGGCCCGCTCTCGCGCAACGAAAAACTCCTGTCCCTGGTCTTCGCGGGCGTCTGCGGAGCCTGGGTCTCCTCCAGTTGGACCGGCATCGACATCACTGTCGCCGCTCTCCTCGGCAGCCTGGCCCTTCTCCTGACGGGTGTCCTTCAATGGGAGGACATCATCAACGAGAAGGCTGCCTGGGACATCTTCATTTGGTATGGCGGCCTGCTGCGGCTCGGGCGGGCGCTGAACGAACAGGGCGTCACGGAAGTCTTCGCAAAGACCGTGGGTGCCCGCTTCGAGGGCCTGGGGTGGCTCTCGCTGCTCGTAATCGCTGTCTTGATCTGCTACTACTCCCACTACTTCTTCGCGAGCATCACCGCCCACATGCTGGCCATGTACGCACCCTTCCTGGCTCTGCTGGCGCACTCCGGCGCGCCTCTTCCTCTTGCCGTCTTCAGCCTGGCGTGCTGCCTGAACTTGAGCGCCGGACTGACCAACTATGGCACCACCCCGGCGCCCATGTTCTTCGGTCAAGGTTACGTTTCCATGAAGGATTGGTGGCGGATTGGATTTGTGATCTCCCTATGTCACCTCGCCGTCTGGGGCGGCGTCGGCTTCGCATGGTGGAAGTTCCTCGGCCTGTGGTAG
- a CDS encoding pyridoxal phosphate-dependent aminotransferase, with product MTNLLSHEQKVELVKRGFSRRSMGRLGLLLGAGSTLPFFNEPALAQLSNIGRLSPDAVKINANENPMGPCPEAAEAIHSVVQKGGRYLYEETFDFAKTLADQEGVKPNYVMPFAGSSDPLHRSVLAFTSPTKPLVMGDPGYEAGQRAAAFIGSKVITVPLTKTYAHDVKAMVAASPEAGLFYVCNPNNPTGTITKKSDIEWLVANKPAGSILLLDEAYIHLSGEAFGTDLVAADKDVIVLRTFSKLYGMAGLRAGAAIGRPDLLAKIQHYGAGALPVTGMIGAHASLKVKTLVPERRKIIGDIREDVFAWMTKKNYSFVPSVSNKFMVDVKRPGQEVVKAMAAEKVYIGRVWKAWPTHVRVSVGTKEEMAKFKVAFEKVMA from the coding sequence ATGACCAACCTTCTCTCGCATGAACAGAAAGTCGAACTCGTCAAGCGCGGGTTCAGCCGGCGCAGCATGGGCCGGCTTGGGTTGCTTTTGGGCGCCGGATCGACGCTGCCCTTCTTTAACGAGCCGGCGTTGGCCCAGCTCTCCAACATTGGGCGGCTGTCGCCCGATGCGGTGAAGATCAACGCCAACGAGAACCCAATGGGTCCTTGCCCCGAGGCGGCGGAGGCGATTCACAGCGTCGTCCAGAAGGGCGGACGCTACCTGTACGAAGAGACGTTCGACTTTGCCAAGACGCTGGCCGACCAGGAGGGCGTGAAGCCCAACTATGTGATGCCTTTTGCCGGATCCAGCGATCCTCTGCACCGGAGTGTGCTGGCCTTCACCTCACCAACGAAGCCGTTGGTGATGGGCGACCCAGGGTATGAAGCCGGCCAGCGTGCCGCGGCCTTCATCGGCTCCAAGGTCATCACCGTACCGCTGACAAAGACTTACGCGCACGACGTGAAGGCCATGGTGGCGGCTTCGCCCGAGGCTGGCCTGTTTTACGTCTGCAACCCGAACAATCCGACCGGCACGATCACGAAGAAGTCGGACATCGAGTGGCTGGTGGCCAACAAGCCCGCGGGCAGCATCCTGCTGCTGGACGAGGCGTACATCCACCTGAGTGGTGAGGCGTTCGGCACGGACCTGGTGGCAGCGGACAAGGATGTGATCGTTCTCCGCACGTTCTCCAAGTTGTATGGCATGGCTGGACTCCGCGCGGGCGCGGCGATCGGGCGGCCCGACCTACTGGCCAAGATCCAGCACTACGGCGCCGGCGCACTGCCTGTGACGGGCATGATTGGGGCCCACGCGAGTCTGAAGGTAAAGACGCTGGTGCCGGAACGCCGCAAGATTATTGGCGACATCCGGGAAGATGTCTTCGCCTGGATGACGAAGAAGAACTACAGCTTCGTGCCGTCCGTGAGCAACAAGTTCATGGTCGATGTGAAGCGGCCCGGCCAGGAAGTCGTGAAGGCCATGGCGGCCGAGAAGGTGTACATCGGACGTGTCTGGAAGGCGTGGCCGACTCACGTCCGCGTCTCCGTCGGAACGAAGGAAGAGATGGCCAAGTTCAAGGTGGCGTTCGAAAAAGTAATGGCTTAA
- a CDS encoding four-carbon acid sugar kinase family protein translates to MTTLRLLALADDLTGALEAGARFADAIVTLKPVGGAFRGVMVVDTESRHLAPDVAAFRLLSAMEGVEAEILYKKTDSTLRGNIGAEFKALLGAYPDSDMYYVPAYPEMGRTVRKGVLHVDGKPVHKTSFARDPLNPVTESRIEKVLAAQGCDLERVRIFDGETQEDVLAGAQAALAGGTPVLVAGPAALAGAIARIIGLEPEAPETWPAVRDCVVINGSAHPASALQVETARKHGIPWAFDRLAGPHDTLIIFGGDTARGVLHRLGDPVLRPLGEILPGVPVSLFEQDGRQRVLVSKAGGYGAPDLLVRLYERLCQTEKEAWNCSASPSATPAGSARKSS, encoded by the coding sequence GTGACGACACTCCGTCTATTGGCGCTGGCTGACGATCTGACCGGGGCCCTGGAAGCCGGTGCCCGCTTCGCCGATGCGATCGTCACCTTGAAGCCGGTTGGGGGCGCTTTTCGAGGCGTGATGGTGGTCGACACGGAGTCGCGTCACCTGGCGCCCGACGTGGCGGCCTTCCGGCTGTTGAGCGCCATGGAGGGGGTCGAGGCGGAGATTCTCTACAAGAAGACCGACTCGACGCTGCGGGGCAATATCGGAGCCGAGTTCAAAGCCCTGCTGGGTGCCTACCCCGACTCGGACATGTACTATGTGCCTGCCTATCCGGAGATGGGCCGCACGGTCCGTAAGGGAGTCCTGCACGTGGATGGCAAGCCGGTACACAAGACCAGCTTTGCGCGCGATCCACTGAATCCGGTGACGGAGAGTCGCATTGAGAAGGTGCTGGCTGCGCAAGGTTGTGACCTTGAGCGTGTTCGGATCTTCGACGGAGAGACGCAAGAGGACGTGCTGGCGGGGGCGCAGGCCGCCTTGGCGGGCGGAACTCCGGTGCTGGTGGCCGGTCCGGCGGCACTGGCGGGCGCCATCGCTCGCATCATTGGTCTCGAGCCAGAGGCTCCGGAGACGTGGCCCGCGGTTCGAGACTGCGTCGTGATCAACGGCAGTGCCCATCCGGCTTCGGCCCTGCAGGTGGAGACGGCCCGCAAGCACGGGATTCCCTGGGCGTTTGACCGTCTGGCTGGTCCGCACGACACGCTGATTATCTTCGGCGGCGACACGGCGCGGGGTGTGTTGCATCGTCTGGGCGACCCTGTGCTGCGGCCGCTAGGCGAGATCCTGCCCGGAGTACCGGTGTCCCTGTTCGAGCAAGATGGGCGGCAGCGGGTATTGGTCAGTAAGGCCGGGGGCTACGGGGCTCCGGATCTGTTGGTTCGGTTGTACGAACGACTCTGCCAAACTGAGAAGGAAGCATGGAACTGCTCGGCATCACCATCGGCGACTCCAGCGGGGTCGGCCCGGAAATCCTCCTGA
- a CDS encoding TonB-dependent receptor: MHQRYTCLWICCFLASSHLFAQSTAALAGRVTDPSGAPVAAARVVVRNALTNFERQAESDADGAFQITNIPARNYEVNVSAPGFRAHESTISLSARLTLEFDVRLDLAANETKVSVSASDRALLVNAEETGTRAQLSEADIGRMALQVGNRGLEAVVVSFPGFAQNANGAIHPRGAHNQLSFIIDGMPITDQLTGAFANSVDPNIVQNVELFTGNIPAEFGNKVSAVVNVTSKTGLGTGRLLGGSIAMSGAGFDTASQVAQVAGEKGRLGFTASLNTMKSNRYLDQVALDNLHNGGNSQRAFSRLDYQAGAHDVLRVNLLAGRSSFELANLRSQQARGMDARQELRDFSAALGWVHTFNANTLWSSNSSYRTTVAQLQPSAGDFPVTAAQARHLSTVTLLNQLGFVRGRHNIRFGADVQHFPVSENFSFGITDPSFNDPQSPTYLANLLAFDLSRGGSLFQFSRRASGSLYSSYLQDEINLGRWHISAGLRFDNYRFLVHGSQFQPRLGLSYSVKGTGTVLRASYNRLYQTPPNENLLISNSDESSVLVAPDIRATVGNAVVKIRPERQNLYEVGLQQPLGRRLSLNASFYHKDAQDQQDNNSFFNTPIIFPMQLKSIRVNSVEGRMVVTPVKGFSGSLSVTHARAISTPPFTGGLYIGNGDVALLNSGPFVIDHDQVLSLQTIVNYTAPKGFYATCSMRYDSGLVTAAVDPAVVRNDPDYADLLPLVNLTSNPPRTRPRAIADVVLGYQHVRGERRQWEASLQISNVTNKYALYNFQSAFVGTRLVQPRTAGVRLTWFF; this comes from the coding sequence ATGCATCAACGCTATACGTGTCTCTGGATTTGCTGTTTCCTCGCTTCTTCGCATCTGTTCGCACAAAGCACCGCCGCGCTGGCCGGCCGTGTGACCGATCCGTCGGGCGCACCGGTGGCGGCGGCGCGGGTGGTTGTCAGGAATGCCTTGACCAACTTCGAGCGGCAGGCGGAGTCGGATGCGGATGGGGCGTTTCAAATCACGAACATCCCGGCTCGCAACTACGAAGTGAATGTGTCGGCGCCGGGCTTCCGGGCCCACGAATCCACGATCTCCCTGTCCGCGCGTCTGACATTGGAGTTCGATGTGCGTCTGGACCTGGCAGCCAACGAGACCAAGGTGAGCGTCAGCGCGAGTGACCGCGCTCTGCTGGTGAATGCCGAGGAGACGGGCACGCGCGCTCAATTGAGTGAGGCGGATATCGGGCGAATGGCGCTGCAGGTGGGCAATCGCGGGCTGGAAGCTGTGGTGGTGAGCTTCCCGGGCTTCGCGCAGAACGCGAATGGGGCAATCCATCCACGCGGGGCGCACAACCAGTTGTCGTTCATTATTGACGGCATGCCGATTACCGACCAGCTTACCGGCGCGTTCGCGAATTCGGTGGATCCGAATATCGTGCAGAACGTGGAGCTGTTCACGGGGAACATCCCGGCTGAGTTTGGTAACAAAGTATCCGCGGTGGTGAATGTAACGAGCAAGACCGGGCTGGGCACGGGCCGGCTGCTGGGCGGCTCCATCGCGATGAGTGGAGCCGGATTCGACACGGCGTCTCAGGTCGCGCAGGTGGCCGGTGAAAAGGGGCGTCTGGGCTTCACGGCCTCGCTAAACACGATGAAGTCGAATCGTTATCTGGACCAGGTGGCCCTCGACAATCTCCACAATGGCGGCAACTCGCAACGGGCGTTTTCCCGGCTGGACTACCAGGCTGGCGCGCACGACGTGCTGCGGGTGAATCTGCTGGCGGGCCGCTCTTCGTTCGAGCTAGCCAATCTGCGCTCGCAGCAGGCTCGCGGAATGGATGCGCGCCAGGAGTTGCGGGACTTCTCCGCTGCGCTGGGCTGGGTGCACACCTTCAACGCGAACACGCTATGGAGCAGCAACTCTTCCTACCGGACCACTGTCGCGCAGTTGCAGCCGAGCGCGGGCGACTTCCCGGTGACCGCGGCGCAGGCACGGCATCTCTCCACCGTCACGCTGCTGAATCAGTTGGGATTCGTACGCGGACGGCACAACATTCGCTTTGGCGCGGATGTCCAGCACTTCCCGGTGAGTGAGAACTTCTCATTCGGCATCACCGATCCATCGTTCAACGACCCGCAATCACCGACTTACCTGGCGAACCTGCTAGCCTTCGATCTGAGCCGGGGAGGAAGCCTGTTCCAGTTCTCCAGACGTGCCTCGGGATCGCTGTACTCCAGCTATCTGCAGGATGAGATCAACCTGGGCCGTTGGCACATCTCGGCCGGGCTGCGGTTCGACAACTATCGTTTTCTTGTCCATGGCAGCCAGTTTCAGCCGCGGCTGGGCTTGTCCTATAGCGTGAAAGGTACGGGCACCGTGCTGCGGGCGTCGTACAACCGGCTGTATCAGACACCGCCCAACGAAAACCTGTTGATCTCGAACTCCGATGAATCGAGCGTGCTGGTAGCCCCGGATATTCGAGCGACTGTCGGGAACGCGGTGGTGAAGATCCGGCCCGAGCGTCAGAATCTCTATGAGGTAGGACTGCAGCAGCCATTGGGCCGGCGGCTCAGTTTGAACGCGTCCTTCTATCACAAGGACGCACAGGACCAGCAGGACAACAACAGCTTCTTCAACACTCCGATCATCTTCCCCATGCAACTGAAGTCGATTCGAGTGAACAGCGTCGAGGGCCGCATGGTGGTAACGCCGGTGAAGGGCTTCTCCGGTTCGTTGAGCGTTACCCACGCGCGGGCGATCTCGACTCCGCCGTTCACGGGCGGGCTTTACATCGGCAACGGCGACGTCGCGCTGCTGAATTCCGGGCCCTTTGTGATCGACCACGATCAAGTCCTGAGCTTGCAGACGATTGTGAACTACACGGCGCCCAAGGGTTTCTACGCTACTTGCTCCATGCGCTACGACAGCGGGTTGGTGACGGCGGCAGTGGATCCTGCCGTGGTCCGCAACGATCCGGACTACGCGGACCTGCTGCCTCTGGTGAACCTCACTTCGAACCCGCCGCGCACGCGGCCACGCGCCATTGCCGATGTGGTGCTGGGGTACCAGCATGTGCGCGGAGAGAGACGCCAGTGGGAGGCGTCGCTTCAGATATCGAATGTGACCAACAAATACGCGCTGTACAATTTCCAGTCGGCGTTTGTCGGGACGCGCCTGGTGCAGCCACGCACGGCCGGTGTCCGGCTCACCTGGTTCTTCTGA